Proteins encoded together in one Microbacterium oxydans window:
- a CDS encoding alpha-galactosidase: protein MSLSAARPDLVHLRAAGVSLVIQLAEPLPRILHWGADLGDLSASEVESLLVTSAPSATHNSTDAPRHFTVLPTEADAWSGTPGIEGRIGPGGTPYLRFTLDEVAVAEQSATFRLTDGGAGVSVTMTFALDASSGVLAASAVVERGAHADGVLDLHQLTLMLPLPDRAVEVVDFTGKWARERSPQRTPLGFGTHLRESRRGRSSLDSPYLMMAGTPGFGFRSGEVWGTHVGWSGNQRYLVEQLPEGAGAHRSTLGGGELLLPGEIALAPGETYASPTVYFSWSDRGMDGVADRFHDWFRARPTHPADPRPLVLNTWEAVYFDHDLDALLRLTDAGAEVGVERVVLDDGWFLGRRSDRTGLGDWFVDEEVWPQGLTPFVDRVRSHGMQFGLWFEPEMVNLTSRLAIEHPEWVLAPAEAGPSIRHQHVLNLAHPEAWRFIFDRIDALVAEYRIDYIKWDHNRELHEAARQDANGRAGVHVQTEALYRMLDALRAKHPALEIESCASGGGRVDLGILQRTDRVWASDCNDPEERQRIQRWTGQLVPPELVGTHVGATESHTTKRVTSLSFRLITALFGHAGIEQNLADLTADERTVIRAWAELYKEQRGLLHSGRVVRADLADEESLLHGVVARDGAEALFAWVRLGTSVPIQSGRIAFPGLASDTMYRVRLREEIGASELHEAEPEWFAAAREGRLVLRGSTLAGLGLPMPTLQPQQAMLLQLSAV, encoded by the coding sequence GCGGATCCTGCACTGGGGTGCCGACCTCGGCGACCTGAGCGCGTCCGAGGTCGAGTCCCTGCTGGTGACGTCCGCGCCCAGCGCGACGCACAACTCGACCGATGCGCCGCGTCACTTCACGGTGCTGCCCACCGAGGCCGACGCGTGGTCGGGGACGCCGGGCATCGAGGGGCGCATCGGACCGGGCGGAACGCCGTACCTGCGGTTCACGCTCGACGAGGTCGCCGTCGCCGAGCAGTCGGCGACCTTCCGGCTGACCGACGGCGGTGCGGGCGTCTCGGTCACCATGACCTTCGCGCTCGATGCCTCCAGCGGTGTCCTCGCCGCGTCCGCGGTCGTCGAGCGGGGCGCGCACGCCGACGGCGTGCTGGACCTCCACCAGCTCACCCTGATGCTGCCGCTGCCCGATCGCGCCGTCGAGGTCGTCGACTTCACGGGCAAGTGGGCGCGCGAGCGCAGCCCGCAGCGCACACCCCTCGGCTTCGGCACGCACCTGCGCGAGAGCCGTCGCGGACGGTCCTCCCTCGACTCTCCCTACCTGATGATGGCCGGCACCCCCGGGTTCGGCTTCCGCAGCGGTGAGGTGTGGGGGACGCACGTCGGCTGGAGCGGCAACCAGCGCTACCTGGTCGAGCAGCTGCCGGAGGGCGCCGGTGCGCACCGATCGACACTCGGCGGCGGCGAGCTGCTGCTCCCCGGCGAGATCGCGCTCGCTCCGGGTGAGACCTACGCCTCGCCGACCGTGTACTTCAGCTGGTCGGACCGCGGGATGGACGGCGTCGCCGACAGGTTCCACGACTGGTTCCGCGCCCGTCCGACGCATCCGGCGGATCCGCGTCCCCTCGTGCTGAACACCTGGGAGGCCGTGTACTTCGATCACGACCTCGACGCCCTGCTGCGACTGACCGACGCCGGGGCCGAGGTCGGTGTCGAGCGCGTGGTGCTCGACGACGGCTGGTTCCTCGGCCGCCGCAGCGACCGGACCGGTCTCGGCGACTGGTTCGTCGACGAGGAGGTGTGGCCCCAGGGACTGACCCCGTTCGTGGACCGCGTGCGCAGCCACGGCATGCAGTTCGGGCTCTGGTTCGAGCCGGAGATGGTCAACCTCACCTCCCGACTCGCGATCGAGCATCCGGAATGGGTGCTCGCACCGGCCGAGGCGGGCCCCTCGATCCGGCATCAGCACGTGCTCAACCTCGCCCACCCGGAGGCGTGGCGGTTCATCTTCGACCGCATCGATGCGCTGGTCGCCGAGTATCGGATCGACTACATCAAGTGGGACCACAACCGCGAGCTGCACGAAGCCGCACGGCAGGATGCGAACGGTCGTGCCGGCGTCCACGTACAGACCGAGGCCCTCTACCGGATGCTCGACGCGCTGCGTGCGAAGCACCCGGCCCTCGAGATCGAGTCCTGTGCGAGCGGCGGAGGGAGGGTCGACCTCGGGATCCTGCAGCGCACCGACCGCGTGTGGGCCTCGGATTGCAACGACCCGGAGGAGCGTCAGCGCATCCAGCGGTGGACCGGGCAGCTCGTGCCACCGGAGCTCGTCGGCACGCACGTCGGGGCGACCGAGTCGCACACGACCAAGCGCGTCACCTCGCTCTCGTTCCGCCTGATCACCGCGCTCTTCGGTCATGCGGGCATCGAGCAGAACCTCGCTGACCTGACCGCCGACGAGCGCACGGTGATCCGCGCCTGGGCCGAGCTGTACAAGGAGCAGCGCGGACTGCTGCACTCCGGCCGCGTCGTGCGCGCCGACCTGGCCGATGAGGAGAGCCTGCTGCACGGCGTGGTCGCCCGCGACGGTGCCGAGGCCCTGTTCGCCTGGGTGCGACTGGGCACCTCGGTGCCGATCCAGTCCGGGCGCATCGCGTTCCCCGGACTCGCGTCCGACACGATGTACCGGGTGCGACTGCGTGAGGAGATCGGGGCGAGCGAGCTCCACGAAGCAGAGCCGGAGTGGTTCGCCGCCGCTCGCGAGGGCCGTCTGGTGCTGCGAGGCTCCACCCTCGCCGGCCTGGGGCTGCCGATGCCGACCCTGCAGCCCCAGCAGGCGATGCTCCTGCAGCTGAGCGCCGTCTGA
- a CDS encoding glycoside hydrolase family 95 protein: MRTISTPSDSLRFDGAADRWFDALPIGNGRLGGMVFHALAHDRIQLSESTAWSGGPAEHDVNPGARANLDRIRQALFAGEHDEAHRLTEEHLLGRPTSFGTNLPLPEVRVDFDGEAAEVGRVLDIGQAIASGRALRGGVRLTSETFSSRPDRVLVHRLDADGAFSARISVSETAFPLRTTVEGDTLVLTGRAVETLHSDGVQGVPLSIRVRVIVDGGSITAEGAGLRVADATSLTLLIAVGTGWDDADEIRDAAQSIAGAVALGYAELRERHVADHRELYDRVSIDLGETPEPVRSAPIDERRRRYAEGGEDLELEALYFRYGRYLTIAGSRHDSPLPLALQGLWNDGLASSAPWTNDFHLDMNTQQNYWAAEVTDLGETQEPLLRFVERLSRTGRATAREMYGANGWVAHTVSNAWGYSAPGWGMGWGMCLIGGAWIALQHWERWDYGRDVDFLRERAYPVLKGAAEFFLDHMVEHPESGWLVTGPSDSPENWYLSETGRQCAVSMGPTGDRVFVEAVLRMVTEAAGILGVDEEFAARAQQARGRLAPFRIGRHGQLQEWLEDFEEAVPSHRHTSHLMGLFPERQIVPRRDPELARACEVVIERREAAPGWEQTEWAEANLIAYYARLLNGDTALVHVRNLIADASESNLMSYSQGGVAGAAQNIYSFDGNAGGTAGIAEMLLQSDGEEIELLPALPSSWRQGSVTGLRARNRVRVDLHWSDGGLDHAVLRSDRDAQVRVRVGDDVTSVSLRAGETTVIRPAHDGLAGEG, encoded by the coding sequence ATGCGTACGATCAGCACCCCTTCCGACTCACTCCGGTTCGACGGCGCCGCCGACCGCTGGTTCGACGCGCTGCCGATCGGCAACGGACGTCTCGGGGGCATGGTGTTCCACGCCCTCGCGCACGACCGGATCCAGCTCTCCGAGTCCACGGCCTGGTCCGGCGGGCCGGCGGAGCACGATGTGAACCCCGGCGCGCGCGCGAACCTGGACCGCATCCGACAGGCGCTGTTCGCCGGCGAGCACGACGAGGCCCACCGCCTCACCGAGGAGCATCTGCTGGGACGCCCCACCTCCTTCGGCACCAACCTGCCGCTGCCCGAGGTACGGGTGGACTTCGACGGCGAGGCCGCGGAGGTCGGGCGGGTGCTCGACATCGGGCAGGCCATCGCGAGCGGGCGGGCCCTTCGGGGCGGTGTGCGCCTGACGAGCGAGACCTTCTCCTCCCGCCCCGACCGGGTCCTCGTGCATCGCCTCGACGCGGATGGGGCGTTCTCGGCGCGGATCTCGGTCTCGGAGACGGCGTTCCCGCTGCGGACGACGGTCGAGGGGGACACCCTGGTCCTCACCGGGCGCGCGGTGGAGACGCTGCACAGCGATGGCGTCCAGGGAGTGCCCCTCAGCATCCGCGTGCGGGTGATCGTCGACGGCGGGAGCATCACCGCCGAAGGGGCAGGGCTCCGGGTCGCCGATGCGACCTCGCTGACGCTGCTCATCGCCGTCGGCACCGGCTGGGACGACGCGGACGAGATCCGCGACGCGGCGCAGAGCATCGCCGGAGCCGTGGCGCTCGGATACGCCGAGCTCCGCGAACGACATGTCGCAGACCACCGCGAGCTCTACGACCGCGTCTCGATCGATCTCGGGGAGACGCCGGAGCCCGTGCGCTCAGCACCCATCGACGAGCGCCGTCGACGGTACGCGGAGGGCGGGGAGGACCTCGAGCTGGAGGCGCTGTACTTCCGTTACGGCCGCTACCTGACGATCGCGGGCTCGCGGCACGACTCTCCGCTCCCGCTCGCCCTGCAGGGACTGTGGAACGACGGCCTGGCGAGCAGTGCGCCGTGGACCAACGACTTCCATCTCGACATGAACACCCAGCAGAACTACTGGGCGGCCGAGGTGACCGACCTCGGCGAGACGCAGGAGCCGCTGCTGCGCTTCGTGGAGAGGCTCAGCCGCACGGGCCGTGCGACGGCGCGAGAGATGTACGGGGCGAACGGATGGGTCGCGCACACGGTGTCGAACGCCTGGGGCTACAGCGCTCCGGGCTGGGGCATGGGGTGGGGGATGTGCCTCATCGGCGGCGCCTGGATCGCCCTGCAGCACTGGGAGCGCTGGGACTACGGTCGCGACGTCGACTTCCTGCGTGAGCGGGCCTACCCCGTGCTCAAGGGCGCGGCCGAGTTCTTCCTCGACCACATGGTCGAGCACCCGGAGTCCGGATGGCTGGTGACCGGACCCTCGGACTCGCCCGAGAACTGGTACCTGTCCGAGACGGGCCGCCAGTGCGCCGTGTCGATGGGGCCGACGGGCGACCGGGTCTTCGTCGAGGCGGTGCTGCGGATGGTGACCGAGGCGGCCGGAATCCTCGGCGTCGACGAGGAGTTCGCCGCCCGAGCGCAGCAGGCCCGTGGGCGCCTCGCCCCGTTCCGGATCGGCCGGCATGGGCAGCTGCAGGAATGGCTCGAGGACTTCGAGGAGGCCGTTCCCAGCCACCGCCACACGAGTCACCTGATGGGCCTGTTCCCCGAGCGGCAGATCGTCCCCCGACGCGATCCGGAACTCGCCCGTGCCTGCGAGGTGGTCATCGAGCGACGTGAAGCCGCCCCGGGATGGGAGCAGACGGAGTGGGCGGAGGCGAACCTGATCGCCTACTACGCACGGCTGCTGAACGGCGACACGGCCCTCGTGCACGTTCGCAACCTCATCGCCGACGCCAGCGAGTCGAACCTGATGTCGTACTCGCAGGGCGGCGTCGCGGGCGCGGCCCAGAACATCTACTCCTTCGACGGCAACGCCGGTGGCACCGCCGGCATCGCGGAGATGCTCCTGCAGTCCGACGGTGAAGAGATCGAGCTGCTGCCCGCTCTGCCCTCGTCCTGGCGCCAGGGCTCCGTGACGGGCCTCCGGGCGCGGAACCGTGTCCGGGTCGATCTGCACTGGTCCGACGGCGGCCTCGATCACGCCGTGCTCCGCTCCGACCGCGATGCGCAGGTGCGGGTCCGCGTGGGAGACGACGTGACCTCGGTGTCGCTGCGCGCGGGGGAGACGACGGTCATCCGTCCCGCGCACGACGGACTCGCCGGCGAGGGGTAG
- a CDS encoding dihydrofolate reductase family protein, translated as MQTLTIDFICSLDGYGAAEGWPGWWGLESPEYLAWLEEAPDRDAPLLMGAATYRVMSALTGAGEPGTDVLEGIPKYVFSSSLEAPLTWAHSTLVSTDAVEYVRRLKEESDRPLRTIGSIALCRSLLEAGLVDRYRVVIFPVITGATGTERIYDGYPDVALELVESRTFDHRTQLLEYIPTVLDGPPGR; from the coding sequence ATGCAGACGCTGACGATCGATTTCATCTGCTCTCTCGACGGATACGGCGCCGCGGAGGGGTGGCCCGGATGGTGGGGGCTGGAGAGCCCCGAGTACCTCGCCTGGTTGGAGGAGGCGCCGGATCGGGACGCGCCGCTTCTCATGGGCGCCGCGACGTACCGTGTGATGTCGGCGCTGACCGGGGCGGGCGAGCCGGGGACGGACGTGCTCGAGGGGATCCCGAAGTACGTGTTCTCGTCGTCGCTCGAGGCTCCTCTCACCTGGGCCCATTCGACGCTCGTCTCCACCGACGCGGTCGAGTACGTCCGGCGGCTGAAGGAGGAGTCGGACCGTCCGCTCCGCACGATCGGCAGCATCGCGCTGTGCCGTTCGCTTCTGGAAGCGGGGCTCGTCGACCGCTACCGCGTGGTGATCTTCCCGGTGATCACCGGGGCGACCGGCACCGAGCGCATCTACGACGGCTATCCGGATGTGGCTCTCGAGCTCGTGGAGTCCCGCACGTTCGACCACCGCACCCAGCTGCTGGAGTACATCCCCACCGTGTTGGACGGCCCGCCCGGTCGATGA
- a CDS encoding bile acid:sodium symporter: MRAVLTWAERHQVTLFLASIVVGAVVGLLLPPVARPLEAVINPMLGLLLFATFLGVPFTAIGRAFSDWRFLTVVLVLNFVVVPVVVFGLSRLVAADQAILLGVLLVLLTPCVDYVIVFTGLAGGDRSRLLAATPLLMLLQIALLPLFLALFAGGEALAAFDPLPFVEAFVLLIVLPLGLAALTQVLAARLPLAQAVEREAPAAMVPLMMLTLATVVASQISGVGDALGRLLLTVPLFVAFAAIVAPLGALLARTARLDLSGRRAVTFSGVTRNSLVVLPLALALPADFALTPLVVVTQTMVELLVMVAMVAIVPRLIRAG; encoded by the coding sequence GTGCGCGCAGTCCTGACGTGGGCAGAGCGGCATCAGGTGACCCTCTTCCTGGCGTCGATCGTCGTCGGCGCGGTCGTCGGACTGCTGCTGCCGCCGGTGGCACGGCCGCTCGAGGCGGTCATCAACCCCATGCTCGGCCTCCTGCTGTTCGCGACGTTCCTCGGCGTGCCGTTCACCGCCATCGGACGGGCCTTCTCGGACTGGCGCTTCCTCACCGTCGTTCTGGTCCTGAACTTCGTCGTGGTGCCGGTGGTCGTGTTCGGGCTGAGTCGGCTGGTGGCCGCCGATCAGGCGATCCTCCTGGGCGTGCTGCTCGTCCTGCTCACGCCGTGCGTGGACTACGTGATCGTCTTCACCGGCCTCGCGGGCGGCGACCGCTCGCGACTGCTGGCCGCCACGCCCCTGCTCATGCTCCTGCAGATCGCGCTGCTCCCCCTCTTCCTGGCGCTCTTCGCGGGCGGGGAGGCCCTGGCCGCGTTCGATCCCCTCCCCTTCGTCGAGGCGTTCGTGCTGCTGATCGTGCTGCCCCTCGGGCTCGCGGCGCTCACGCAGGTGCTCGCCGCGAGGCTCCCCCTCGCGCAGGCCGTCGAGCGCGAAGCTCCGGCGGCGATGGTCCCGCTGATGATGCTCACGCTCGCGACCGTGGTCGCCTCTCAGATCTCCGGCGTCGGCGATGCCCTCGGCCGATTGCTGCTGACCGTGCCCCTCTTCGTCGCGTTCGCCGCGATCGTCGCGCCCCTCGGCGCCCTCCTGGCACGGACGGCACGGCTGGACCTCTCCGGTCGACGGGCCGTGACGTTCAGCGGCGTCACCCGCAACTCCCTCGTCGTGCTCCCGCTGGCGCTCGCGCTGCCGGCCGACTTCGCACTGACCCCGCTCGTCGTCGTCACCCAGACGATGGTCGAGCTCCTCGTGATGGTGGCGATGGTGGCCATCGTCCCGCGCCTGATCCGGGCGGGATGA